A window of Thermoplasmataceae archaeon contains these coding sequences:
- a CDS encoding acetyl-CoA C-acetyltransferase, translated as MSEVYIVSAKRTAIGKFGKALSKLRAPEIGSAAIKGVIMDSRVNPEDIQEVIMGNVIQAGVGQNPAGQASTLAGLKDEVTKYTVNVVCASGMLAVESAFREIKLGERDLIIAGGMESMSNAPLIIPPEFRWGPKQLLYKNMKIEDTMLKDGLIDAFYFEHMGVSADATGKKYNITRDQVDAFSVRSQEYSQRATETGEFSREIVPLEQLAKDEGIRKTSMEDLKRLPAAFDRNGILTAGNSSQLSDGSSALLLGSEEALDEHNLKPIAKITGYESASLNSRDFVEAPIPATSKLLDRQKKSIEYYDLVEHNEAFSIASLVVQKKLGIPEDRFNVNGGAIALGHPLGNSGSRILVTLINALQSRKLKTGLATICHGGGGGHTMTLELV; from the coding sequence ATGTCTGAAGTTTATATAGTTTCTGCAAAGAGGACCGCGATTGGAAAATTCGGCAAGGCTCTTTCTAAACTCCGTGCCCCGGAAATTGGATCAGCCGCAATAAAGGGAGTTATTATGGATTCCAGGGTAAACCCGGAAGATATTCAGGAAGTTATAATGGGAAATGTGATTCAGGCGGGAGTAGGACAGAATCCCGCCGGGCAGGCATCCACTCTTGCAGGTCTGAAGGACGAGGTCACGAAATACACAGTAAATGTGGTTTGCGCATCCGGAATGCTTGCAGTAGAGTCTGCGTTCAGGGAAATAAAGCTGGGAGAGCGTGATCTGATTATAGCTGGCGGGATGGAGAGTATGTCCAATGCTCCCCTGATTATACCCCCGGAGTTCAGGTGGGGACCAAAACAGCTTCTTTACAAGAACATGAAGATTGAGGATACCATGCTCAAAGATGGCCTTATAGACGCTTTTTACTTTGAGCACATGGGTGTGTCTGCCGATGCAACGGGGAAAAAGTATAACATTACCAGGGATCAGGTTGATGCGTTCTCGGTAAGGAGCCAGGAATATTCGCAGCGTGCCACTGAGACCGGAGAGTTTTCTAGGGAGATCGTTCCCCTTGAACAGTTGGCAAAGGATGAGGGTATCAGAAAAACCTCAATGGAAGACCTTAAGCGGCTTCCTGCTGCATTTGACCGGAATGGGATTCTGACGGCAGGTAACTCTTCACAGCTTTCGGACGGATCATCTGCCCTGTTGCTTGGATCCGAAGAAGCACTGGACGAACACAATCTCAAGCCCATTGCGAAGATTACAGGATATGAATCGGCTTCCCTTAACTCGAGGGACTTCGTCGAAGCGCCTATACCTGCCACTTCGAAGCTGCTTGACAGGCAGAAAAAGAGCATCGAGTATTATGATCTTGTGGAACACAACGAGGCTTTTTCAATAGCATCGCTAGTGGTACAGAAGAAGCTGGGTATTCCAGAAGATCGTTTCAACGTCAACGGTGGTGCTATTGCCCTTGGCCACCCACTTGGAAATAGCGGATCGAGAATTCTTGTGACGCTTATCAATGCGTTGCAGTCTAGGAAACTTAAGACTGGACTTGCGACCATATGTCACGGCGGCGGCGGAGGCCACACGATGACGCTTGAACTGGTCTGA
- a CDS encoding enoyl-CoA hydratase-related protein, producing MKVYTNIMVEDSEKIRIIRIAKESNLNPLDIETLEEIKDAIEGSDGRIIVIRGSDRAFSAGANIKKFEGLDDRGSYDMARRGHIVMDFIASYGRPVIAAINGFALGGGFELALACDIRIASPETKLGLTETNLGILPGWGGTQRLKSMVGITRAFEMISMGKMITAEEAFKLGIVNSITPQYFEEALKIAEEYSNRAMVAISYVKDLMNRSGRDGFELEKEKFGLVFRTEDHREGVKAFVEKRKPSYHWK from the coding sequence ATGAAGGTTTACACGAATATAATGGTGGAAGACAGTGAAAAGATAAGGATCATACGAATAGCAAAGGAGTCAAACCTCAACCCGCTGGATATAGAAACCCTAGAGGAGATAAAGGATGCCATTGAAGGATCAGATGGCAGAATTATAGTGATTAGGGGAAGCGACAGGGCGTTTTCGGCAGGAGCAAACATAAAGAAATTTGAAGGCCTTGATGACAGGGGATCCTACGATATGGCTAGACGCGGGCATATTGTCATGGACTTCATCGCCTCTTACGGAAGGCCTGTTATTGCTGCTATAAATGGATTCGCACTTGGCGGAGGATTCGAACTCGCGCTTGCTTGCGACATACGAATTGCATCTCCAGAGACCAAACTTGGCCTGACTGAGACAAATCTCGGCATCCTCCCAGGGTGGGGTGGAACGCAGCGCTTGAAGAGCATGGTTGGAATAACCAGGGCCTTTGAGATGATCTCCATGGGCAAGATGATTACGGCAGAGGAAGCTTTCAAGCTGGGAATCGTCAATTCAATCACACCGCAGTATTTTGAAGAGGCATTGAAGATTGCAGAGGAATATTCAAACAGAGCCATGGTAGCCATCTCCTACGTTAAGGATCTCATGAACAGATCTGGCAGAGATGGCTTTGAGCTTGAGAAGGAAAAATTTGGCTTGGTATTCAGGACCGAGGATCACAGGGAAGGGGTCAAGGCATTTGTGGAAAAGCGAAAGCCCTCCTATCATTGGAAATGA
- a CDS encoding cysteine synthase family protein yields the protein MTEDDRHYFKIRDEAYELGIGRTPLAPIGNKGNNKMYAKLEYFNRFKSIKDRASFFMISDMIHSGMLTKEKVILEASSGNTGIAIANIARMLGISAEIIVPAGSSPETKDAIRRSGQSLTVMDGDSQPGARISIDPAIEMVKSLIKEHPEKYVNLDQYSNRNNTLAHYYTTGPEIVEALSGKYPTHVVVCIGTGGTLTGLATYFKKFSPSTKIIGVEPEKGHHIQGLKNLSVSKVPEIIDRNRNLVDEWITVTDEMAISETKSLLKHHGLFVGLSSGANAAAAMKVAESTDKGTIVTVFPDSAEKYRSVFTYRGMFTEKEFDENIHLVSQVPKGR from the coding sequence ATGACAGAGGATGACCGCCACTATTTTAAGATCAGAGATGAAGCCTACGAACTTGGCATCGGAAGGACACCACTAGCCCCCATAGGGAACAAAGGAAATAACAAGATGTATGCCAAGCTTGAGTATTTTAATCGGTTCAAATCCATTAAGGATAGAGCTTCCTTTTTCATGATCAGTGATATGATCCATAGTGGTATGCTGACAAAGGAAAAGGTGATACTTGAAGCGAGTTCAGGCAATACAGGTATAGCTATCGCCAACATCGCTAGGATGCTCGGAATCTCTGCAGAAATTATAGTGCCGGCCGGGAGCAGTCCGGAAACAAAAGACGCAATTCGGAGATCGGGGCAGTCCTTGACAGTAATGGACGGAGATTCACAACCCGGTGCGAGGATTTCTATTGATCCGGCAATTGAGATGGTTAAATCTCTGATTAAGGAACACCCTGAGAAATATGTCAATCTGGACCAGTATTCCAACAGAAACAATACATTGGCGCATTATTATACTACCGGTCCAGAGATCGTCGAGGCGCTCTCGGGGAAGTATCCGACGCATGTAGTGGTTTGTATTGGTACAGGCGGCACACTCACCGGCCTCGCGACGTATTTCAAGAAATTCTCGCCGTCCACAAAAATAATTGGTGTGGAGCCAGAGAAGGGGCATCACATCCAGGGGCTTAAGAACCTTTCCGTGTCAAAGGTACCCGAAATAATAGATCGTAACAGAAACCTTGTGGACGAGTGGATTACCGTGACTGACGAGATGGCAATATCCGAAACAAAGAGTCTGCTGAAACATCATGGTCTTTTTGTTGGACTATCTTCCGGCGCTAACGCCGCTGCAGCCATGAAAGTTGCAGAAAGCACAGATAAAGGAACCATAGTCACTGTATTTCCGGACAGTGCCGAGAAATACAGATCAGTATTTACATACAGGGGCATGTTCACCGAAAAAGAATTCGACGAGAATATCCATCTCGTTTCCCAGGTGCCAAAGGGAAGATAA